In Daucus carota subsp. sativus chromosome 4, DH1 v3.0, whole genome shotgun sequence, one DNA window encodes the following:
- the LOC108216371 gene encoding phosphatidate phosphatase PAH2 produces the protein MYAVGRLGSYFSRGVYTISAPFHPFGGAVDIVVVEQQDGTLKSSPWYVRFGKFQGVLKAKEKAIIINVNGDDAYFHMYLDHTGEAYFLMEVDTEDGDLILSCTSSGDEMEEVERRPMKCKSWNEGIDSPKTVTELQVSNGTVVPTPGPHNSRVLGIFGKNPTKENKSEVESAEIAADLLEVNWSTNLASVRKDKDNKLRSAPDILNSVSSTDFLVEKDACSLEGGVTKVVNKEFRRQPTVYYETLDTSKIDLNYHDGQDSNTTCLESGGGGVLMQTDTSPDPESSTEVASKVENLHFTGILGDNACRDGKLHESEESLQNNTVPIATSSGPVNVDHVNGTAKQVDSFSTLTISSSIDPISPIRGEKSDEKEYEVKELQQVVLPSCNLKEVGNEFVRDEEVNKSSSVGLDEEQFPFSDLDDSRNGQSRCMEVIPTIHMDKEHDSSRQSEVIGSENGSSHSEFETPVKFRQEKLPFDSKELREQVRVISARIRISRSNKSEGQEPEQVVQSLPNMWSHFRELDKLNIHPRLGHSLDTNPRLSKWASVGKNFKSSMKSDEGSAHSSSNLGCTTKDVSDLEELKASDTSLAIGDTSVSVTVEPSSGSWGIWPFKRSKSMNAPSALDCTRSIGSEVSLESTCGMDREGEVHGKEDFDNKVVAQEVLDKEVPDEEVPDKKVSKSKAKKKKKKKGIRVLSPTSEQLASLNLKEGKNIVTFTFSTPMLGKQQVDARIYLWRWDTRIVITDVDGTITKSDVLGQFMPLVGKDWSQTGVAHLFSAIKENGYQLLFLSARAISQAGITRQFLFNLKQDGKVLPDGPVVISPDGLFPSLFREVIRRAPHEFKIACLEDIKACFPSDRNPFYAGFGNRDTDEFSYLKVGIPKGKIFIINPKGEVVVNRCDKKSYTSLHAIVNGMFPPTPSSEQEDFNSWNFWKLPPPPVDM, from the exons ATGTATGCAGTAGGGAGGTTAGGAAGCTATTTTTCACGGGGTGTGTACACGATTTCTGCACCGTTTCATCCGTTTGGTGGTGCTGTTGATATAGTTGTGGTTGAGCAACAAGATGGTACCTTAAAATCATCGCCTTGGTATGTTCGTTTTGGAAAGTTTCAAGGGGTTTTAAAGGCAAAGGAGAAGGCTATCATCATTAATGTTAATGGTGACGATGCATATTTCCATATGTACTTGGATCATACAGGGGAAGCCTATTTTCTCATGGAGGTGGATACTGAAGATGGTGATTTGATATTATCATGTACATCTTCGGGTGACGAGATGGAGGAGGTGGAAAGGAGACCAATGAAGTGCAAGAGTTGGAATGAAGGTATCGATTCACCTAAAACTGTTACAGAGCTTCAAGTAAGCAATGGCACAGTCGTTCCTACGCCTGGCCCACACAATTCTCGAGTCTTGGGGATTTTCGGAAAGAACCccacaaaagaaaataaatctgAGGTGGAGAGTGCTGAGATTGCCGCAGATCTTCTGGAGGTAAATTGGTCTACAAATCTTGCCTCTGTAAGGAAAGACAAAGACAATAAGTTAAGATCTGCTCCAGATATTCTAAACAGTGTATCTAGTACGGATTTTCTGGTTGAAAAGGATGCTTGTTCGTTGGAGGGTGGTGTAACCAAGGTGGTGAACAAAGAATTTAGACGCCAGCCGACTGTTTATTATGAAACTTTAGACACCTCAAAGATTGATTTGAATTATCATGATGGACAAGACAGTAATACTACATGTTTGGAATCTGGTGGTGGTGGAGTCTTAATGCAGACAGACACTTCTCCTGATCCAGAATCAAGTACTGAGGTTGCTTCTAAAGTTGAAAATTTACATTTTACTGGAATTTTAGGTGATAACGCCTGTAGGGATGGGAAGCTTCATGAAAGTGAAGAATCTCTACAAAACAATACAGTCCCCATAGCAACCTCCTCTGGGCCTGTTAATGTTGATCATGTAAATGGTACAGCTAAACAAGTTGACTCATTTAGTACACTCACTATTTCTAGTTCTATTGACCCGATATCTCCCATTCGAGGTGAGAAAAGTGATGAGAAAGAATATGAAGTGAAGGAGCTCCAACAAGTAGTTTTACCTTCCTGCAATTTGAAAGAGGTTGGTAATGAATTTGTCAGAGATGAGGAGGTAAACAAGTCATCGTCAGTAGGTTTAGACGAAGAACAGTTTCCGTTTAGTGATCTAGACGACTCTAGAAATGGACAGAGTAGATGTATGGAGGTGATTCCTACTATTCACATGGATAAAGAACATGATTCCTCACGTCAATCGGAAGTTATTGGATCAGAGAATGGATCTTCTCATTCAGAATTTGAAACTCCAGTCAAGTTCAGGCAAGAAAAGTTGCCATTTGACAGTAAAGAGTTGAGAGAACAGGTAAGAGTAATATCTGCTCGAATCAGGATATCTAGAAGTAACAAATCTGAAGGACAGGAGCCAGAACAAGTGGTTCAATCCCTACCTAATATGTGGTCTCACTTTCGTGAATTGGACAAACTTAACATTCATCCTCGGTTGGGCCATTCACTGGATACAAACCCCAGATTATCGAAGTGGGCATCAGTCGGTAAAAATTTCAAAAGCAGCATGAAGTCAGACGAGGGGAGTGCACATAGTTCATCAAATTTAGGTTGTACAACCAAAGATGTTTCAGATTTGGAAGAACTAAAAGCTTCAGACACCAGCCTTGCAATTG GGGATACTTCAGTATCAGTAACTGTTGAACCCTCAAGTGGAAGCTGGGGTATCTGGCCCTTTAAAAGATCCAAAAGCATGAATGCGCCATCAGCTCTTGATTGCACGAGAAGCATTGGTTCTGAAGTATCTTTAGAGAGCACTTGTGGCATGGATAGGGAAGGAGAAGTACATGGAAAAGAAGATTTCGACAACAAAGTAGTGGCTCAGGAAGTGctagataaagaagtgccagaTGAAGAAGTGCCTGATAAAAAAGTTTCCAAGTCAAaggcaaagaaaaagaaaaagaagaaaggaatcAGGGTACTTTCACCCACATCTGAGCAGCTGGCATCCTTGAATCTAAAGGAAGGAAAGAACATTGTAACATTTACCTTTTCAACTCCGATGTTGGGAAAGCAGCAG GTTGATGCTAGAATATACTTGTGGAGGTGGGACACTCGTATTGTTATCACAGACGTGGATGGTACAATTACCAA aTCAGATGTTCTAGGCCAGTTCATGCCTTTGGTTGGGAAAGATTGGTCACAGACTGGGGTTGCACATCTTTTTTCAGCTATTAAG GAAAACGGTTATCAATTGTTATTTTTAAGTGCAAGAGCAATTTCTCAAGCTGGCATCACTAGGCAGTTCCTATTCAATCTTAAGCAG GATGGTAAGGTATTACCAGATGGGCCTGTTGTTATTTCTCCTGATGGACTTTTTCCTTCCTTGTTTAGAGAAG TTATAAGAAGAGCTCCTCATGAATTTAAAATTGCTTGCTTGGAG GATATAAAGGCATGCTTCCCATCTGATAGAAATCCATTTTATGCTGGTTTCGGAAACAGAGATACTGATGAATTTAGCTATCTTAAAGTTGGAATCCCAAAAGGaaaaatctttattattaatccTAAG GGTGAGGTTGTTGTGAATCGCTGTGATAAGAAATCATATACTTCCCTTCATGCTATTGTAAATGGCATGTTTCCTCCCACTCCCTCGTCCGAGCAG GAAGATTTTAATTCATGGAACTTTTGGAAATTGCCACCCCCTCCTGTCGACATGTGA
- the LOC108216904 gene encoding BRI1 kinase inhibitor 1 produces METQTFQNNNIKSNIPELPALVASASPPSSCSNSPAHEFSFTISFHQQNPLIAKNSTKSLMNSPPGAAVDLSPADDIFFHGHLLPLHLLSHLPVSPRSSTNSLDSFTLPITEFFFDDRDQIIEENFTNDDIEYTNVFQEINQELNDTATTNAAAISSGRVKSKSFSIFGGRKKGSERQDQERQKKKLKLKSEVSDVLKKYMKMLKPLLPFRGSRKSINKPFHNQSYSFPGSVSSRKNQEEFRGRRGLFSAPASMRASPTNSGLLVATGAAGYSTSDSTMEELQAAIQSAITHCKNSIAVQEKMKGRDD; encoded by the coding sequence ATGGAAACCCAGACTTTCCAAAACAACAACATCAAATCTAATATACCTGAATTGCCTGCATTGGTTGCCTCAGCTTCACCACCTTCATCTTGTTCCAATTCCCCTGCTCATGAATTCTCCTTCACCATATCGTTCCACCAGCAGAATCCATTAATCGCGAAAAATAGTACAAAGTCTTTGATGAATTCTCCTCCGGGGGCAGCCGTTGATCTTTCTCCAGCCGATGACATCTTTTTTCATGGCCACTTGCTTCCTCTGCACCTCCTCTCCCACCTCCCGGTCTCCCCTCGTTCGTCCACAAACTCTCTGGACAGTTTCACTCTTCCAATAACGGAGTTTTTCTTCGATGATCGCGATCAGATCATTGAAGAAAACTTCACAAATGATGATATAGAGTACACCAACGTCTTTCAAGAAATCAATCAAGAACTCAATGACACTGCTACTACTAATGCTGCTGCAATTAGTAGTGGCAGAGTCAAGTCCAAATCTTTCTCTATCTTTGGAGGGCGGAAAAAAGGAAGCGAAAGACAAGACCAAGAGCGACAAAAAAAGAAGCTAAAATTAAAATCCGAAGTGAGTGATGTACTAAAGAAGTACATGAAAATGCTGAAACCCTTGCTGCCCTTTAGAGGATCAAGAAAGTCGATCAACAAGCCTTTTCATAATCAATCATATTCGTTTCCAGGGAGCGTGAGTTCGAGGAAAAACCAAGAAGAGTTCAGAGGAAGGAGAGGGCTATTTTCAGCCCCGGCTTCcatgagagcatctccaacgaacAGTGGACTTCTTGTAGCCACCGGAGCGGCTGGTTATTCAACTAGTGACAGCACGATGGAAGAGCTGCAAGCGGCAATTCAATCTGCGATTACTCATTGCAAAAATTCCATTGCCGTGCAAGAGAAAATGAAGGGCCGAGATGATTGA